One window of the Streptococcus parasanguinis ATCC 15912 genome contains the following:
- a CDS encoding rhomboid family intramembrane serine protease, with product MKLLFDRRYPVTSILLLVTTAVFLSMFIRFGSDYQTGAAVYYSGGIIGEVVKVDPSQLWRIVTATFVHIGLEHFVLNMITLYYLGRLAEDLFGSKAFLALYLLSGMMGNVFVAIFTPDVIAAGASTALFGLFGTIGALRFIVQSPYIRHLSQSYTSLIVVNLIFSFMPGISMSGHIGGLVAGVMLAYVFPVRGEARFMNRTYQMSAALSYLLLLLYFLGKILNLF from the coding sequence ATGAAGTTACTCTTTGATCGTCGTTATCCTGTGACCAGCATCTTGTTGCTCGTCACAACGGCAGTCTTTCTTTCCATGTTTATCCGATTTGGAAGTGACTACCAAACAGGTGCAGCTGTTTACTATAGCGGTGGGATTATTGGAGAGGTTGTGAAAGTCGATCCTAGCCAGTTATGGCGAATCGTGACAGCTACATTTGTTCATATCGGTCTAGAACATTTTGTGCTCAATATGATCACTCTCTATTACTTGGGACGTTTGGCAGAAGATCTCTTTGGATCGAAGGCTTTCTTAGCTCTTTATCTCTTATCAGGCATGATGGGCAATGTCTTTGTCGCTATTTTTACGCCAGATGTGATTGCAGCAGGAGCTTCTACAGCCCTCTTTGGACTGTTTGGGACCATTGGTGCTCTGCGCTTTATTGTCCAAAGTCCCTATATTCGCCACTTGAGTCAGTCCTATACCAGCTTGATTGTGGTCAATTTGATCTTTAGCTTCATGCCAGGGATCAGTATGTCGGGGCACATCGGTGGATTAGTAGCTGGGGTCATGTTGGCTTATGTCTTTCCAGTAAGAGGGGAAGCTCGCTTTATGAACAGAACCTATCAGATGAGTGCGGCCCTATCTTATCTCTTGCTTTTACTATATTTCTTAGGTAAAATCTTGAATCTATTTTAA
- a CDS encoding 5-formyltetrahydrofolate cyclo-ligase: MKKTLRKETIAAMKQLPESVKTQADEELTQRLLELPAFQEAKTLATYLSFDHEVSTAGLIEEALQLGKRVCVPRTYAQGRMEFVEYDPDILEKTRFGLLEPNEKGRVVDQSEIDLIHVPGVVFQSKGYRIGYGGGYYDRYLEDFTGKTVSTIYSIQQKDFQPDTFDQAVQEVLVYEVTL, from the coding sequence ATGAAGAAAACACTACGAAAAGAAACTATAGCAGCCATGAAACAGTTGCCAGAATCCGTGAAAACTCAAGCAGATGAAGAGCTGACTCAGCGCCTCTTGGAGCTACCAGCTTTTCAGGAGGCAAAGACCCTTGCGACCTATCTGTCTTTTGACCATGAAGTTTCCACAGCTGGCTTGATCGAGGAAGCTCTTCAACTTGGAAAACGCGTCTGTGTTCCCCGTACCTATGCACAAGGGCGGATGGAATTTGTGGAATACGATCCTGACATTTTGGAAAAGACACGCTTTGGTTTGTTGGAGCCCAATGAAAAAGGAAGGGTTGTGGATCAGTCAGAGATTGATCTGATCCATGTACCAGGCGTGGTCTTCCAGTCAAAAGGCTACCGAATTGGCTATGGTGGTGGCTATTATGATCGTTATTTGGAAGATTTTACTGGAAAAACGGTTAGTACGATTTATTCCATTCAGCAGAAGGATTTTCAGCCAGATACTTTTGATCAGGCAGTTCAGGAGGTGCTAGTCTATGAAGTTACTCTTTGA
- a CDS encoding N-acetyldiaminopimelate deacetylase, whose amino-acid sequence MTLDLIKIRRDLHQIPEIGLEEFETQAYLLERIAEITAGKDFVEQRTWRTGILVYLHGAAPEKTIGWRTDIDGLPIVEQTGLDFASKHEGRMHACGHDMHMTTALGLLDQLVQVQPKNNLLFLFQPAEENEAGGMLMYKDNAFGDWLPDEFYGLHVRPDLKVGDIATNTGTLFAGTCEVKITFTGKGGHAAFPHKANDALVAASYFITQVQSVVSRNVDPIEGAVVTFGSMHAGTTNNVIAETAFLHGTIRTLTMEMNLLTQKRVKAIAEGVAAAFDVKLDLELKQGGYLPVENQPELAKELMDFFTAEEDVNLIDILPAMTGEDFGFLLSKVPGVMFWLGIDTPYALHHPKMSPNEAALPFAVENIGKFLKMKANQ is encoded by the coding sequence ATGACATTGGATTTAATCAAAATCAGACGGGATTTGCACCAAATCCCTGAAATTGGCTTGGAAGAATTTGAAACCCAAGCCTACCTCTTAGAGCGAATCGCAGAGATCACAGCGGGCAAGGACTTTGTAGAGCAACGGACTTGGCGGACCGGGATCCTGGTTTATCTCCATGGGGCTGCACCTGAAAAAACGATCGGCTGGCGGACGGATATCGATGGCTTACCTATTGTGGAACAAACGGGCCTTGATTTTGCCTCCAAGCACGAAGGACGGATGCATGCTTGTGGTCATGATATGCACATGACGACAGCTCTTGGGCTTTTGGATCAACTGGTTCAAGTACAACCAAAAAATAACCTGCTTTTTCTCTTTCAACCAGCTGAAGAAAATGAGGCTGGTGGTATGCTCATGTATAAGGACAATGCTTTTGGAGACTGGCTCCCTGATGAATTTTATGGTCTGCATGTACGCCCTGATTTGAAGGTGGGGGACATTGCGACCAATACGGGTACCCTTTTTGCGGGGACCTGTGAAGTCAAGATTACCTTTACAGGTAAGGGAGGGCATGCGGCCTTTCCACATAAGGCCAATGATGCTCTTGTAGCAGCCTCTTACTTCATTACCCAAGTCCAATCGGTTGTGAGTCGAAATGTCGATCCGATTGAAGGTGCTGTGGTGACCTTTGGTTCCATGCATGCAGGAACAACCAATAATGTGATTGCTGAGACAGCCTTCCTTCATGGGACCATTCGGACCTTGACCATGGAGATGAACCTTCTGACTCAAAAACGGGTCAAAGCCATTGCAGAAGGAGTTGCAGCAGCCTTTGATGTGAAATTGGACCTGGAACTCAAGCAAGGAGGCTACCTGCCTGTGGAAAACCAACCAGAATTGGCCAAAGAACTCATGGACTTTTTCACAGCTGAGGAAGACGTGAACCTGATTGATATTCTGCCTGCGATGACAGGAGAAGACTTCGGCTTTCTCTTGAGTAAGGTCCCTGGGGTCATGTTCTGGTTGGGGATTGATACCCCTTATGCCCTGCACCATCCGAAGATGAGCCCAAATGAAGCAGCCCTTCCCTTTGCTGTGGAAAACATTGGTAAATTTTTGAAAATGAAGGCTAACCAATAA
- the dapD gene encoding 2,3,4,5-tetrahydropyridine-2,6-dicarboxylate N-acetyltransferase: MTAQKMSAQEIIAFIGNAEKKTNVKVTFEGELATAVPASVTKLGNVLFGDWTDIEPLLANLTENKDYVVEQDGRNSAVPLLDKRYLNARIEPGAIIRDQVTIEDNAVVMMGAVINIGAEIGAGTMIDMGAILGGRATVGKNSHIGAGAVLAGVIEPASAEPVRIGDNVLVGANAVVIEGVQVGNGSVVAAGAIVTQDVPENVVVAGVPARIIKEIDEKTQQKTALEDALRNL, encoded by the coding sequence ATGACAGCACAAAAAATGTCTGCTCAAGAAATTATCGCTTTTATTGGAAATGCAGAAAAGAAAACAAATGTGAAAGTAACCTTTGAAGGGGAATTGGCAACAGCTGTTCCTGCTTCTGTCACCAAGCTTGGCAATGTTTTGTTCGGTGACTGGACAGATATCGAGCCTCTACTTGCCAACTTGACAGAGAACAAGGATTATGTGGTAGAACAAGATGGCCGTAATTCAGCTGTTCCCTTGCTTGATAAGCGCTATCTAAATGCGCGTATCGAACCGGGTGCTATTATTCGTGACCAAGTGACCATCGAAGACAATGCTGTCGTAATGATGGGTGCTGTCATCAATATTGGCGCTGAAATCGGTGCAGGAACCATGATTGATATGGGGGCTATCCTTGGTGGCCGTGCAACAGTTGGTAAAAACAGCCACATCGGTGCAGGTGCCGTTCTTGCGGGTGTCATTGAGCCAGCTTCTGCTGAGCCTGTTCGGATTGGTGACAATGTCTTGGTTGGTGCCAATGCAGTTGTGATTGAAGGGGTTCAAGTAGGGAACGGTTCAGTCGTTGCCGCTGGAGCTATCGTTACTCAAGATGTCCCTGAAAATGTGGTCGTAGCTGGTGTCCCTGCTCGCATCATCAAGGAAATCGATGAAAAAACCCAACAAAAAACAGCGTTGGAAGACGCCTTGCGTAATTTGTAA
- a CDS encoding LPXTG cell wall anchor domain-containing protein: MKKNLAKFLLLSSMLGGMAIAHPVSANTKAAIYEYKNGQLDLVQKPTYEGFESNQLSLKLKTGRVDVVGAREGKKESAHDAGAYQFALIYKSEGGEEETVAKGQNTADGTIEFDDVDLSGLNSGTVKLYIRQTTKNDGRFKQLDNGEGEVTVSLAYDESGRLMVDSLESSNPIYRNFITGYKSPGTDGSTSPSTTSPSSSSSSSSSSSSSSSSSSSSSSSSSSSSSSSSSSSSSSSTSSSSSSSSSSSSSNSSDSSKSVVGRLLPKTGQETGVVLATLGLLSLAGIAIVSLRKKF, from the coding sequence ATGAAAAAGAACTTGGCTAAATTCTTGTTACTTTCATCTATGCTTGGTGGAATGGCTATTGCCCACCCAGTTTCTGCGAATACAAAAGCTGCGATTTATGAGTACAAAAATGGTCAGCTAGACCTTGTTCAAAAACCAACATATGAAGGTTTCGAATCGAATCAGCTTTCTTTGAAATTGAAAACAGGTCGTGTCGATGTAGTGGGAGCGCGTGAAGGCAAGAAAGAAAGTGCGCATGATGCAGGAGCCTACCAATTTGCATTGATCTACAAATCTGAAGGTGGCGAAGAAGAGACCGTTGCTAAAGGGCAAAATACAGCAGATGGGACGATTGAATTTGATGATGTGGATCTCTCTGGACTGAATTCTGGAACTGTTAAACTCTATATTCGTCAAACTACAAAAAATGATGGTCGCTTTAAACAGTTGGATAATGGAGAAGGGGAAGTAACAGTGTCCCTTGCTTATGATGAGTCAGGACGCTTGATGGTGGATTCACTTGAAAGTTCCAACCCAATTTATCGTAATTTCATTACAGGCTATAAAAGTCCTGGGACAGATGGGTCGACTTCACCAAGTACAACAAGCCCATCCTCAAGTTCAAGTAGCTCATCTTCAAGTTCAAGTAGCTCAAGCAGTTCCTCTTCTAGCTCAAGTAGTTCATCGAGCTCATCTTCAAGCAGCTCATCTTCAAGCTCCTCAAGTTCGACTTCTTCATCGAGCTCAAGCTCTTCTTCTAGTTCTTCCTCAAATTCAAGCGACTCAAGCAAATCTGTAGTTGGCCGTTTATTGCCAAAAACAGGTCAAGAAACAGGTGTCGTTTTGGCAACATTGGGCTTGCTCTCACTTGCAGGAATTGCTATTGTCTCCCTTCGCAAGAAATTTTAA
- a CDS encoding glucose-6-phosphate isomerase: MSHIKFDYSKVLGKFVAPHEVEYMQPQVTAADELIRKGTGAGSDFLGWLDLPENYDREEFDRILKAAEQIKADSDVLVVIGIGGSYLGAKAAIDFLNHHFANLQTKEERKAPQILYAGNSISSTYLADLVEYVSDKDFSVNVISKSGTTTEPAIAFRVFKELLVKKYGQEEANKRIYATTDRAKGAVKVEADANGWETFVVPDDIGGRFSVLTPVGLLPIAASGADIKALMEGANAARKEYTSDKLSENEAYQYAAVRNILYRKGYATEILVNYEPSLQYFSEWWKQLAGESEGKDQKGIYPTSANFSTDLHSLGQFIQEGTRIMFETVVRVDKPRKNVIIPTLEEDLDGLGYLQGKDVDFVNKKATDGVLLAHTDGDVPNMYVTLPEQDAFTLGYAIYFFELAIALSGYLNAINPFDQPGVEAYKKNMFALLGKPGFEELGAELNARL, from the coding sequence ATGTCTCATATTAAATTTGACTACTCAAAAGTTTTGGGTAAATTTGTTGCCCCACATGAAGTGGAATATATGCAACCACAAGTGACTGCAGCTGATGAATTGATCCGTAAAGGAACAGGTGCTGGTAGTGACTTCCTAGGTTGGTTGGACCTTCCTGAAAATTATGACCGTGAGGAATTTGACCGCATCTTGAAAGCTGCTGAACAAATCAAAGCAGACAGCGATGTTTTGGTCGTGATCGGTATCGGTGGATCATATCTTGGAGCGAAAGCTGCCATTGACTTCTTGAACCACCACTTTGCAAACTTGCAAACAAAAGAAGAACGCAAAGCTCCACAAATCCTTTATGCTGGAAACTCCATCTCATCTACTTACCTTGCTGACTTGGTAGAGTATGTTTCAGATAAAGATTTCTCAGTCAACGTGATTTCTAAATCAGGTACAACAACTGAACCAGCGATCGCTTTCCGTGTCTTCAAAGAACTCTTGGTGAAGAAATATGGTCAAGAAGAAGCCAACAAACGGATCTACGCAACAACTGACCGTGCCAAAGGTGCTGTAAAAGTAGAAGCAGATGCCAATGGTTGGGAAACATTTGTAGTTCCAGATGATATCGGTGGACGCTTCTCAGTCTTGACACCAGTTGGATTGCTTCCAATTGCTGCATCAGGTGCTGATATCAAAGCCCTTATGGAAGGTGCGAATGCAGCCCGTAAAGAATACACTTCAGACAAACTTTCTGAAAATGAAGCTTACCAATACGCAGCTGTTCGTAACATCCTTTACCGTAAAGGATATGCAACTGAAATCTTGGTTAACTACGAACCATCTCTTCAATACTTCTCAGAATGGTGGAAACAATTGGCTGGTGAGTCAGAAGGAAAAGACCAAAAAGGTATTTATCCAACTTCAGCAAACTTCTCAACAGACTTGCACTCATTGGGTCAATTTATCCAAGAAGGAACTCGTATCATGTTTGAAACAGTTGTCCGTGTGGACAAACCACGTAAGAACGTGATCATCCCTACATTGGAAGAAGACCTTGATGGACTTGGTTACCTCCAAGGAAAAGACGTTGACTTCGTAAACAAAAAAGCAACTGACGGTGTTCTTCTTGCCCATACAGACGGTGATGTACCAAACATGTACGTAACTCTTCCTGAGCAAGATGCCTTCACTCTTGGTTATGCCATCTACTTCTTCGAATTGGCGATCGCCCTTTCAGGTTACTTGAACGCGATCAACCCATTTGACCAACCAGGTGTTGAAGCCTACAAGAAAAATATGTTTGCCCTTCTTGGTAAACCAGGATTTGAAGAACTTGGAGCAGAACTCAACGCTCGTCTTTAA
- the tadA gene encoding tRNA adenosine(34) deaminase TadA: MDYTIEEKAMFMREALKEAEIALANDEIPIGCVLVKDGQIIGRGHNAREELQRAVMHAEIMAIEEANQRENSWRLLDTTLFVTIEPCVMCSGAIGLARIPQVIYGATNQKFGGAGSLYDILADERLNHRVEVETGILEAECAAIMQTFFRQGRERKKQAKLAAKAETQE, from the coding sequence ATGGACTACACGATAGAGGAAAAAGCGATGTTTATGAGGGAAGCCCTGAAGGAGGCGGAGATTGCCCTCGCCAATGATGAAATACCGATTGGCTGTGTCTTGGTCAAGGATGGTCAGATTATCGGGCGTGGACATAATGCGCGTGAGGAGCTGCAGCGGGCGGTCATGCATGCGGAAATCATGGCGATCGAGGAGGCCAATCAGCGTGAAAATAGCTGGCGCCTGCTGGATACGACGCTTTTTGTCACGATTGAGCCCTGTGTCATGTGTAGTGGTGCCATTGGTCTAGCTCGGATTCCCCAGGTGATTTACGGGGCGACCAATCAGAAGTTCGGTGGAGCAGGTAGTCTCTACGACATTTTGGCAGATGAACGCCTCAATCACCGAGTCGAAGTAGAAACAGGAATCTTGGAAGCAGAATGTGCAGCCATCATGCAGACCTTCTTCCGCCAAGGTCGAGAACGAAAAAAACAAGCCAAACTCGCAGCCAAGGCCGAAACACAAGAATAA
- a CDS encoding ATP-binding cassette domain-containing protein has translation MRNIYKYIDKKYLFPIFLGRIVNSGLVLAQPLILTKALKLDQDGLSYGKILNFVLFGLSVYLVIYSLMLFSNYSHNIFRREINKSVRALLFKKVILNPKFSNDEKVSLLTQDMEYVGDNYLENINVMVSWGFVALVTAIYIVSQNFLLGLIFVIFTIMRPIPQFIMNRRLQDSGDSWSKLRTKLHGLVSDSMQGSQTLRINQAMRLNEERVNDLNGEYQKAIQRFCFTHNIIFFFNGFMVFFSQVVPLALGFYLSLQGNSISITSLISMYVAAGMLVEPIQTLMYSAANLQGALPTANRLFKIIEEEPDFEETKDQFVENLESLRLNHISKSFAERQLFSDLTATISVGQKVLIKGPSGSGKTTLFRLILGEEVCDEGDIFVQYDGNQITSHFQGNIGLISQHPFLFNDTIRYNLTFGQPFQDHELLEVLDRVGLIDEFQDILNVEIHNNGENISGGQRVRLELARFLLREKDILLADEVTSALDEKNSRLVRDLIFSLPITVLEIAHHIDEEERYDQILELRKG, from the coding sequence ATGAGAAATATTTATAAGTACATTGATAAGAAGTATCTTTTTCCTATTTTTTTAGGGCGTATTGTGAATAGTGGTTTGGTGTTGGCGCAACCTCTGATTTTAACGAAGGCCTTGAAGTTAGATCAAGACGGCCTTTCTTATGGAAAAATTCTCAATTTTGTTTTATTTGGTTTGTCTGTCTATCTTGTTATTTATAGTCTGATGCTGTTTTCAAACTATTCGCACAATATATTCCGAAGAGAAATCAACAAAAGTGTCCGTGCCCTTTTATTTAAGAAAGTCATATTGAATCCTAAATTTTCCAATGATGAAAAAGTTAGTCTGCTAACTCAAGATATGGAATATGTGGGCGATAATTATTTGGAAAATATAAATGTTATGGTGAGTTGGGGATTTGTCGCCCTTGTTACAGCCATTTATATTGTTTCACAAAATTTTCTCTTAGGACTTATTTTTGTCATTTTTACGATTATGAGACCTATTCCTCAGTTCATCATGAATCGTCGTTTACAAGATTCGGGAGACAGCTGGTCCAAGCTTAGAACGAAATTACATGGGCTTGTCTCGGATAGTATGCAAGGCAGCCAAACCTTACGGATTAATCAGGCCATGAGGCTGAATGAAGAGCGCGTGAATGATTTAAACGGAGAATATCAAAAAGCCATCCAAAGATTTTGTTTCACACATAATATTATTTTTTTCTTTAATGGATTTATGGTCTTTTTTAGTCAGGTTGTTCCTCTTGCTTTAGGCTTTTATTTGAGTTTACAGGGAAATTCTATTTCTATTACAAGCCTCATCTCTATGTATGTTGCTGCGGGGATGCTGGTAGAACCGATCCAAACTCTGATGTACAGTGCAGCCAATCTCCAAGGTGCCTTGCCGACTGCGAACCGCCTGTTTAAGATTATCGAGGAAGAACCTGATTTCGAAGAGACAAAGGATCAATTTGTTGAAAATCTCGAATCGTTGCGCTTAAATCATATTTCAAAAAGTTTTGCTGAACGTCAGCTTTTTTCTGATTTGACGGCGACGATTTCAGTAGGTCAGAAGGTCTTAATCAAAGGACCGAGCGGGTCTGGAAAGACGACTCTTTTTCGCTTGATTTTAGGAGAAGAAGTATGTGATGAGGGTGACATTTTCGTTCAGTATGATGGAAATCAAATAACGAGTCATTTCCAAGGGAATATCGGTTTAATTAGCCAGCATCCCTTCCTGTTTAACGATACTATCCGCTATAATCTAACTTTTGGTCAGCCTTTTCAGGACCATGAATTATTGGAGGTATTGGACCGAGTTGGCTTAATAGATGAATTTCAGGATATTTTGAATGTAGAAATTCATAATAATGGTGAAAACATTTCAGGAGGTCAGCGTGTCAGATTAGAGTTGGCTCGTTTTCTCTTACGCGAGAAGGATATTTTATTAGCGGACGAAGTGACATCAGCTTTGGACGAAAAAAATAGTCGTCTGGTTAGAGACCTAATCTTTTCTTTGCCGATCACGGTACTAGAAATAGCCCATCATATTGATGAAGAAGAGCGCTATGACCAAATCCTTGAGTTACGTAAAGGATGA
- a CDS encoding radical SAM protein, translating to MNLSRYILKYSTDDGTLYFNTKTNHSFFLTNELNRVVDSNDVIRKEFHAYLDKNKYLSEGEYEVEKYLSKISDTDAELLELTILTHGDCNFRCKYCYEKFENIAMSTETEDAIVQFLKEKLQSGKYKYLSVGWFGGEPLLGYKTIKRLSPVFIDLCEKYQIHYQSAITTNGYLLTKNKFRYLNEKFKVTSYQITLDGDEESHNNQRVLQNGGLSYNRIFDNLKAMQESKFDFICVIRFNVSKDNYQNVKEFLTHDGIYFKDDSRFKISYHNIGNWGKGDRDINYCVTLLDKDASFELSKLAVTSGYHISSPEVVVNNNYTCYSNRKNHFMFNVRGIVQSCTVALYEPQNIFGNINKGFVNYSKLNDWVIRLDASCKECPFVLICKSGYCPMAKRITKTNSRYLCKSVKEKIRKNLALFALSKSYNDILDVD from the coding sequence ATGAATTTGTCACGATATATATTAAAATATAGTACTGATGATGGTACGTTGTATTTTAATACTAAAACCAATCATTCATTTTTTCTTACGAATGAATTGAATAGAGTAGTCGACAGCAATGATGTGATTAGGAAAGAGTTTCATGCTTATCTTGATAAAAATAAATATTTAAGTGAGGGTGAGTATGAGGTCGAAAAGTATCTATCTAAAATAAGCGATACAGATGCTGAATTATTGGAACTAACAATTTTGACACATGGAGATTGTAATTTTCGGTGTAAGTATTGTTATGAAAAATTTGAAAATATTGCTATGTCAACAGAGACAGAAGATGCCATTGTCCAATTTTTGAAAGAAAAACTTCAGTCCGGGAAGTATAAGTATTTGTCAGTAGGCTGGTTTGGAGGAGAACCACTGTTGGGATATAAAACTATCAAGCGGTTGTCTCCTGTTTTTATAGATTTATGTGAGAAATATCAGATTCATTATCAAAGTGCAATCACTACGAATGGTTATTTATTGACTAAGAATAAGTTTCGATATTTGAATGAAAAATTTAAAGTGACTAGTTACCAGATAACTTTGGATGGAGATGAAGAAAGTCATAATAATCAGAGAGTATTGCAAAACGGTGGGTTGTCGTATAATCGTATATTCGATAATTTGAAAGCAATGCAAGAAAGTAAATTTGATTTTATTTGTGTGATTCGCTTTAATGTAAGTAAAGATAACTATCAAAATGTTAAAGAGTTTTTAACACATGATGGTATCTATTTCAAAGATGATTCCAGATTTAAGATTTCTTATCATAATATTGGAAATTGGGGCAAAGGAGATAGAGATATAAATTACTGCGTTACTTTACTGGATAAAGATGCAAGTTTTGAATTATCTAAGTTAGCTGTAACTTCAGGATATCATATCTCTTCCCCAGAAGTTGTAGTGAATAATAATTATACCTGCTATTCTAATCGAAAAAATCATTTTATGTTTAATGTAAGAGGAATTGTTCAATCATGTACAGTTGCTTTATATGAACCTCAAAATATTTTCGGTAACATTAATAAAGGTTTTGTGAATTACAGTAAACTGAATGATTGGGTTATTCGGCTTGATGCAAGTTGCAAAGAGTGCCCATTTGTTTTAATCTGTAAATCTGGCTATTGTCCGATGGCCAAGCGAATTACGAAGACAAATTCACGCTATCTATGTAAAAGTGTGAAGGAAAAAATTCGTAAAAATTTAGCACTTTTCGCTTTGTCAAAATCTTATAATGACATTTTAGATGTGGACTAG
- a CDS encoding HAD family hydrolase: MYQTILFDLDGTLTNSELGITNSVAYALGKYGIQVPDKKALRVFIGPPLQESFERFYGFSKEECLKAIDYYHEYFSEKGLYENEVYLGVPDLLASLKQAGKQLIVATSKPEEFSIQILKHFGLYDYFDFVAGATMDRKRSKKSDVIQYALEQNGITDLAHTIMIGDREHDVLGAQAQKLDSIGVLYGFGSREELEEAGATYIAQEVGEIAAFIG, translated from the coding sequence ATGTATCAAACGATTTTATTTGACCTAGACGGCACCTTGACCAATTCAGAACTAGGGATTACCAACTCGGTGGCCTATGCCTTAGGAAAATATGGGATTCAAGTGCCAGACAAGAAAGCATTGAGAGTTTTCATCGGTCCGCCCTTGCAGGAGTCTTTTGAGCGCTTTTATGGATTTTCTAAGGAAGAATGTTTAAAGGCCATTGACTACTATCATGAGTATTTTTCCGAAAAAGGCCTTTATGAAAATGAGGTCTATCTAGGCGTTCCTGACTTGCTGGCTTCTCTCAAGCAGGCTGGCAAACAGTTGATTGTAGCTACGTCAAAGCCTGAAGAATTTTCCATTCAAATTCTCAAACACTTTGGTTTGTATGATTATTTTGACTTTGTCGCTGGTGCGACCATGGATAGAAAACGTAGTAAAAAAAGCGATGTTATCCAGTATGCCTTGGAGCAAAATGGGATTACAGATTTGGCGCATACCATCATGATTGGAGACAGGGAGCACGATGTGCTTGGCGCTCAAGCGCAAAAGCTTGATTCTATCGGTGTCCTTTATGGCTTTGGAAGCAGGGAAGAATTGGAAGAAGCCGGCGCCACCTATATTGCTCAAGAAGTTGGCGAAATTGCAGCTTTTATAGGATAA
- a CDS encoding adenylosuccinate synthase has protein sequence MTSVVVVGTQWGDEGKGKITDFLSANAEVIARYQGGDNAGHTIVIDGKKFKLHLIPSGIFFPEKISVIGNGVVVNPKSLVKELAYLHEEGVSTDSLRISDRAHVILPYHIELDRLQEESKGDNKIGTTIKGIGPAYMDKAARVGIRIADLLDRDVFAERLRINLEEKNRQFTKLYDAEALSFDDIFEEYYEYGQQIKQYVTDTSVILNDALDNGKRVLFEGAQGVMLDIDQGTYPFVTSSNPVAGGVTIGSGVGPSKIDKVVGVCKAYTSRVGDGPFPTELFDEVGDRIREVGHEYGTTTGRPRRVGWFDSVVMRHSRRVSGITNLSLNSIDVLSGLDTVKICVAYDLDGERIDHYPASLEQLKRCKPIYEELPGWSEDITGVRHLDELPENARNYVRRVGELVGVRISTFSVGPDRDQTNILESVWSSL, from the coding sequence ATGACATCAGTTGTTGTAGTAGGAACCCAATGGGGTGATGAAGGAAAAGGGAAGATTACAGACTTCCTATCAGCCAATGCAGAAGTCATTGCTCGCTATCAAGGTGGGGACAATGCCGGGCACACCATCGTAATCGATGGCAAAAAGTTCAAGTTGCACTTGATTCCTTCTGGTATCTTCTTCCCTGAAAAGATCTCTGTCATCGGAAACGGCGTGGTGGTCAACCCTAAATCATTGGTCAAAGAGTTAGCTTATCTCCATGAAGAAGGAGTATCAACGGACAGCCTTCGTATCTCTGACCGTGCCCATGTCATCCTTCCTTACCATATCGAATTGGACCGTCTCCAAGAAGAGTCTAAAGGCGACAACAAAATCGGAACGACCATCAAAGGGATTGGACCAGCCTACATGGACAAGGCTGCGCGTGTGGGAATCCGGATCGCGGACCTTTTGGACCGCGACGTCTTTGCGGAACGTCTTCGTATCAACTTGGAAGAAAAGAACCGTCAATTTACCAAACTCTATGATGCAGAGGCTCTGTCATTTGACGATATCTTCGAAGAATACTATGAATATGGTCAACAAATCAAGCAATATGTAACCGATACTTCTGTTATCTTGAACGATGCTTTGGATAACGGCAAGCGCGTGCTCTTTGAAGGAGCCCAAGGGGTTATGTTGGATATCGACCAAGGAACCTATCCATTTGTAACCTCTTCAAACCCAGTCGCAGGTGGGGTGACCATCGGATCAGGTGTCGGCCCAAGCAAGATCGACAAGGTTGTCGGTGTATGTAAAGCCTACACTAGCCGTGTTGGTGATGGCCCATTCCCTACGGAACTCTTCGATGAAGTGGGTGATCGGATCCGTGAAGTCGGCCATGAGTATGGGACAACAACCGGTCGTCCTCGTCGTGTTGGTTGGTTTGACTCAGTTGTCATGCGCCATAGCCGTCGCGTGTCAGGAATTACCAACCTTAGCTTGAACTCGATCGACGTTCTGTCCGGCTTGGATACAGTGAAAATCTGTGTAGCCTACGACTTGGATGGGGAACGCATCGACCACTACCCAGCAAGCTTGGAGCAACTCAAACGTTGCAAACCAATCTATGAAGAATTACCAGGCTGGTCAGAAGACATCACAGGTGTCCGCCACTTGGATGAGCTTCCAGAAAATGCCCGCAACTATGTCCGCCGTGTCGGTGAATTAGTTGGTGTGCGCATTTCAACCTTCTCAGTCGGACCAGATCGTGACCAAACCAATATCCTTGAAAGTGTGTGGTCTAGTTTATAA